The Glycine max cultivar Williams 82 chromosome 3, Glycine_max_v4.0, whole genome shotgun sequence sequence GTGTGTCACACTCAATCCTCACATCATGCACCTGACCCTTGTCACAAAACTGAGCCTTTGCACCATAAAACTTCTTGCCAAAAATGTGCTCTCTCTTTGCAATAAAAACGGCTTCAGAGTGATCAGCACAAGCATAGTCACTATCAATCTTCTTGCATGCCTCCTTTTTCAGATCCCCTAGGAGTAACACCATCTCTTGATTGAACACAACAACTAAGTAAAAACCCTCCAATGGTTCTGGCCCAGAACCAAATTTAGCACAGCTCAAGTCCCAAAGTATATCAATTTTATTAGACTCAACCTCCAAATTCTTTGACCCTTTCCTTTTTGAGAACAACCATGGCTTTATGTCAACTTTGCAGAGGCAATGATTGCCTAATTCATCTATTCCCACACTCAAGCCTTGTCCCATCAAATTTTTGGTCCAAGAGACAGTGATCAAGCATGAACGACCTCCTAACTTGCACTGATAGACACAAGTAACAGCATTTTGTGCTCCCCTTGTGGTGCTTGAATAGGAGGAATCTACAACCCGAACACCATTTTCTCCAAAACAAGAAGGAAACTCCTTCATGGCAGCAGCAGCAAATTATCTGAGCTTGTTTCCTGAAATCTGATCTTTTATAAATTCATGTGCTTGAAAAGATCATAGCCAAAATTCTTCAAAATCAGCTCCAAAACTCTTCATTTTCCATTCGAGTCTATATATTTCTTTAGAATGAACACCAGAAGAGGAAAGATAGAGAGAAAAAGTGAGATTTGCTTTACTTGTTAATTCAATGCTGATACAATACAACTAAAGTAAAAGCCAAAATGTATGATTTGAGAAGTGCAAGGAACAGAAAGGAAGGGTAAGTAAAAGAGAATTTGCTTTTTAGCACATGGGGTAgcaaagaaagtgaaggaaTGGATAAAGCCTGCAAtaaaatagagagagagagagttggtCAAAGCATGAACCGTGGCAACTGGATATGTATGTGCTGCAGAGAGTGGTATTTGTTTTATACATGCTCTCATCTTGCtgtctctcattttctttttaaataaaaaaaatggtgccAGGTcaagttttcaaaattataattatgtcCCTGCTGAGTAGCAGAGACAATATTAAAACTGTTCAAAATAattgacataaaataaaatgattgaaatcatTAGAAATAAACGTAATATTTAAGAATGACATGGGATGCATCACTGTACAGTGTCTATGAGCTGGTGTAATTAGAGTGTGAGTATGAAAAAGGATgag is a genomic window containing:
- the LOC100799355 gene encoding uncharacterized protein isoform X2; protein product: MKEFPSCFGENGVRVVDSSYSSTTRGAQNAVTCVYQCKLGGRSCLITVSWTKNLMGQGLSVGIDELGNHCLCKVDIKPWLFSKRKGSKNLEVESNKIDILWDLSCAKFGSGPEPLEGFYLVVVFNQEMVLLLGDLKKEACKKIDSDYACADHSEAVFIAKREHIFGKKFYGAKAQFCDKGQVHDVRIECDTLGLNDPCLVIRIDSKTVMQVKQLKWKFRGNHTILVDGIPVEVFWDVHNWLFGNAMGDAVFMFQTCISTEKLWSSSQSSVSDPSVLTWAYSQQFRDSQLQDSRNNFQSQFNQTKA
- the LOC100799355 gene encoding uncharacterized protein isoform X1; translation: MKEFPSCFGENGVRVVDSSYSSTTRGAQNAVTCVYQCKLGGRSCLITVSWTKNLMGQGLSVGIDELGNHCLCKVDIKPWLFSKRKGSKNLEVESNKIDILWDLSCAKFGSGPEPLEGFYLVVVFNQEMVLLLGDLKKEACKKIDSDYACADHSEAVFIAKREHIFGKKFYGAKAQFCDKGQVHDVRIECDTLGLNDPCLVIRIDSKTVMQVKQLKWKFRGNHTILVDGIPVEVFWDVHNWLFGNAMGDAVFMFQTCISTEKLWSSSQSSVSDPSVLTWAYSQQFRDSQLQGKEHLQRRKLKFGGYPPSFVYKL